Proteins from a genomic interval of Halopseudomonas litoralis:
- a CDS encoding DUF6953 family protein: MNVSEASTWMRSQLDEDSCLYQDDVVDYLVKEGAEALLRENSDGNLVLERKLLNEFRKLTQDEVVWVKPDKYWRFRVPEDEPGRDARG; the protein is encoded by the coding sequence ATGAATGTCTCAGAAGCATCTACATGGATGAGGTCTCAGCTAGATGAAGATAGTTGCCTCTACCAAGATGACGTCGTTGATTATTTGGTCAAAGAAGGCGCGGAAGCTCTTCTCAGAGAGAATAGCGATGGCAATCTAGTCCTTGAAAGAAAACTTCTGAATGAATTTCGTAAGTTGACCCAAGACGAAGTTGTATGGGTTAAACCCGATAAGTATTGGCGTTTTCGAGTGCCGGAAGATGAGCCTGGTAGAGATGCGAGAGGTTAG
- the queC gene encoding 7-cyano-7-deazaguanine synthase QueC, giving the protein MNALLICSGGFDSVTLAYRLAAENALGALLTFDYGQRHRKEIDAARLAAERLEVPHLVMDIASIGSQLSGSALTDDIAVPHGHYSEANMKLTVVPNRNAIMLTIAFGVASARSFDSVALAVHGGDHFIYPDCRPDFIQLFGQMQAKALDGVAEVALFAPYVNADKTEIARDAARFTVPVADTWSCYEGGRIHCGRCGTCVERIEAMAQACVADPTPYQD; this is encoded by the coding sequence ATGAATGCATTATTGATCTGCTCCGGCGGATTCGACTCCGTGACTCTGGCCTACCGGCTGGCCGCAGAGAACGCCCTCGGCGCCCTGCTGACCTTCGACTACGGCCAGCGCCACCGCAAGGAAATCGACGCCGCGCGTCTTGCCGCCGAGCGCCTTGAGGTCCCGCACCTGGTCATGGACATCGCCTCTATCGGTAGCCAGCTTTCCGGCTCGGCCCTGACCGATGACATCGCCGTGCCCCACGGCCATTACAGCGAAGCGAACATGAAGCTGACGGTGGTGCCCAACCGCAACGCCATCATGCTCACCATTGCTTTCGGCGTGGCGTCCGCCCGCAGCTTCGACAGCGTCGCCCTGGCGGTCCATGGCGGCGACCATTTCATCTATCCCGACTGTCGCCCTGACTTCATTCAATTGTTCGGCCAGATGCAAGCCAAGGCGTTGGATGGTGTAGCCGAGGTGGCCCTGTTCGCACCCTACGTCAACGCCGACAAGACCGAAATCGCCCGGGATGCGGCGCGCTTTACCGTACCGGTGGCGGACACCTGGTCCTGCTACGAAGGCGGCAGGATTCACTGCGGCCGTTGCGGTACCTGTGTGGAACGCATCGAAGCCATGGCCCAGGCCTGCGTAGCCGACCCAACGCCCTACCAGGATTAA
- a CDS encoding YodC family protein, whose product MSKKNKYDLGDIVKLKSGGPDMTVKDVLTKMNDEFNGSYRCQWFAGKKLDMGVFPEESLVAATTGR is encoded by the coding sequence ATGAGCAAGAAAAACAAGTATGATCTTGGCGACATCGTAAAACTTAAGTCTGGGGGGCCGGACATGACGGTTAAGGACGTCCTGACAAAAATGAACGATGAGTTCAATGGTAGTTATCGCTGTCAATGGTTTGCAGGAAAGAAACTCGATATGGGCGTGTTCCCTGAGGAGTCCCTTGTTGCTGCAACGACAGGAAGATAA
- the dsdA gene encoding D-serine ammonia-lyase encodes MSAGASLDRWLEDSLVQELIDLKETVWFNPAVQPATVALSDVGLTLDDMHDASARLTRFAAYIRRIFPQTEQAGGIIESPIQPVPQMQNAIGQRYNLPLSGQLWLKLDNALPISGSIKARGGIYEVLKHAEDLALAAGLLSLDDDYAKLDSDAFRAFFRGHRIAVGSTGNLGLSIGIMSATLGFEVTVHMSADAREWKKELLREHGVTVVEYESDFSVAVAEGRKQADEDPACHFIDDENSTSLFLGYAVAAERLKLQLDAAGIVVDAEHPLFVYLPCGVGGGPGGVSFGLKLVFGDAVHCIFAEPTHSPCMLLGVYTGLHDEVCVQDVGIDNLTAADGLAVGRPSGFVGKAMQRLIDGYYTIRDEELYALLALLEQEEGIRLEPSALAGVPGIARIQAPEHQAYHQRLQLTPARLANATHLAWATGGSMVPDDEMEAYLAKGKEALRQTTAV; translated from the coding sequence ATGAGCGCTGGAGCTTCACTTGATCGCTGGCTGGAAGATTCATTGGTCCAGGAGCTCATCGATCTGAAGGAAACAGTCTGGTTCAATCCGGCTGTGCAGCCTGCGACAGTGGCGTTGTCTGATGTGGGGCTCACTCTGGACGATATGCACGATGCCAGCGCCCGGCTGACACGCTTCGCTGCTTATATCCGCCGCATTTTTCCTCAGACTGAGCAGGCGGGCGGGATTATCGAGTCGCCGATCCAGCCCGTGCCGCAAATGCAGAACGCCATCGGCCAGCGTTACAACCTGCCGCTTTCCGGACAGCTGTGGCTCAAGCTCGATAACGCCCTGCCGATTTCGGGCTCGATCAAGGCGCGTGGCGGCATCTATGAAGTGCTCAAGCACGCAGAGGATCTGGCCTTGGCTGCAGGGTTGCTGAGCCTGGATGACGATTACGCGAAACTTGACAGTGATGCCTTTCGTGCTTTCTTCCGGGGGCACCGCATTGCTGTAGGTTCTACCGGCAACCTGGGCCTGTCGATCGGCATCATGAGCGCCACTCTGGGTTTTGAGGTGACTGTGCATATGTCGGCTGATGCACGTGAGTGGAAAAAAGAGTTGTTGCGCGAGCACGGCGTAACCGTGGTCGAGTACGAATCGGACTTCAGCGTTGCCGTGGCTGAAGGAAGAAAGCAGGCTGATGAAGATCCTGCCTGTCACTTCATTGATGACGAGAACTCCACCAGTCTGTTCCTCGGCTACGCTGTTGCGGCGGAGCGACTGAAGCTTCAGCTGGATGCCGCTGGTATCGTTGTTGATGCTGAACATCCGCTGTTCGTTTACCTGCCCTGCGGGGTGGGCGGTGGGCCGGGCGGTGTATCTTTTGGCTTGAAACTGGTGTTTGGTGATGCGGTGCATTGCATTTTTGCTGAACCGACCCACTCACCTTGCATGTTGCTCGGCGTTTATACCGGCCTGCATGATGAGGTATGTGTGCAGGATGTGGGTATCGACAATCTGACTGCCGCTGACGGTCTGGCCGTGGGCCGTCCGTCCGGCTTTGTCGGCAAGGCAATGCAGCGGCTTATTGATGGCTATTACACCATTCGGGATGAAGAGTTGTATGCCTTGCTTGCGCTGTTGGAGCAGGAAGAAGGTATCCGCCTGGAGCCGTCAGCGCTTGCTGGCGTGCCGGGTATTGCTCGCATCCAGGCGCCGGAGCACCAGGCTTATCACCAACGTCTCCAGCTGACTCCCGCCAGATTGGCCAACGCAACCCACCTGGCCTGGGCCACTGGAGGAAGCATGGTGCCGGATGACGAAATGGAGGCCTATCTGGCTAAAGGTAAAGAGGCGCTGAGACAGACCACGGCAGTGTAG
- a CDS encoding ATP-dependent nuclease, with product MIVGVILRYYKTYRGINYIPITDQDRFCGLVGDNGIGKSSVLEALDSYFNGKPWSYHTATKKTGVSSAEPQIVPIFLVDEALFDADTLPLAQALHKVATELTESEVPPKVRVNGKRFIEHRDHLLSRANVTDKLLLPLGIDYNGSLTVSWFNNRSLVEALLGEEQPSDKSSLDHEELSRLFPLLSKVKSKIEYIYIPREIDPESFTKLETSEIQILMGETLVEILSSRVTHQQIQDINTRLNQFLEQLTNELEIYSYRTPTDRQQNLKRSDVYSLIIQAFFRIRKLHRKQGDHWLEISSLSSGEKQKAIIDVAHSLLTKHRGKGENLIIGIDEPESSLHMSACFDQFDALYDISRDCMQVLFSSHWYGFLPTIESGSATIISKVDDTHVFDQINLAAYREQIKRMAAFSKGRLPHDIRLKSINDFVQSVITSVIGDKPFNWLICEGSSEKLYLSAYFADLIEKKRLRIVPVGGAREIKRLYNHLLTSYEDFKDEISGKIILISDTDSELVRYDVASHKNLICKRIVNCEAAKDTKLVNIQANPVSPATEIEDALNGRLFWNTLLDFQDEYAEKLGFMSELDVDPDDRCPHLALDLRGSERQKLQKFFDTEGVKYAFAQRYVQLLDDSYTVPAWINEIRGWVE from the coding sequence ATGATAGTCGGAGTCATCCTTCGGTACTATAAGACATATCGTGGAATTAATTATATTCCCATTACTGATCAGGATAGATTTTGCGGCTTGGTTGGGGACAACGGCATTGGAAAAAGCTCTGTTCTCGAGGCGTTAGATTCATACTTTAATGGCAAGCCTTGGAGCTACCACACAGCCACCAAGAAAACTGGTGTTTCATCCGCTGAGCCTCAGATTGTTCCGATCTTCTTGGTTGATGAAGCACTTTTCGATGCGGATACTCTTCCTTTGGCTCAGGCGCTTCACAAGGTTGCAACTGAACTTACAGAAAGTGAAGTTCCACCAAAGGTCAGAGTCAACGGCAAGCGTTTCATTGAGCATCGTGACCACCTTCTATCCAGGGCTAATGTGACAGACAAGTTATTGCTGCCTCTCGGGATAGATTACAATGGTTCACTTACGGTATCGTGGTTTAATAACAGGTCATTAGTTGAGGCTTTATTGGGTGAGGAGCAGCCGTCGGATAAATCTTCGCTCGATCACGAAGAGTTGTCTAGGCTTTTCCCTCTTCTTTCTAAAGTCAAATCGAAAATTGAGTACATCTACATCCCAAGAGAAATAGATCCTGAATCTTTCACAAAGTTAGAGACCAGTGAAATACAGATCTTGATGGGCGAAACTCTCGTTGAGATTCTCAGCTCTAGGGTGACACATCAGCAAATTCAGGACATCAACACCAGGCTAAACCAGTTTCTTGAGCAGCTCACAAACGAGCTTGAAATTTACTCGTATAGAACCCCAACTGACCGTCAGCAGAATCTAAAGCGTAGTGATGTCTACAGCCTGATCATTCAAGCATTCTTCAGAATTAGGAAGTTACACAGAAAGCAAGGGGATCATTGGTTAGAGATTAGTTCTCTTAGCTCAGGTGAGAAGCAGAAGGCTATAATCGATGTTGCTCATAGCCTGCTAACAAAACATCGTGGCAAAGGTGAAAATCTTATCATTGGCATCGATGAGCCCGAATCTTCGCTGCATATGTCAGCCTGTTTCGACCAATTTGATGCTTTATACGACATTAGCCGAGATTGCATGCAGGTACTGTTCTCATCCCACTGGTATGGGTTTCTTCCCACCATAGAAAGTGGGAGTGCAACAATAATCTCGAAAGTTGATGATACACACGTTTTCGACCAAATCAACCTGGCAGCGTACCGAGAACAGATAAAGCGGATGGCTGCATTTTCAAAAGGACGATTACCGCATGATATTCGCCTAAAAAGCATCAATGATTTTGTGCAATCAGTAATCACAAGCGTTATTGGTGATAAGCCATTCAACTGGCTGATTTGCGAGGGATCTTCCGAAAAGCTTTACCTGAGTGCGTACTTTGCCGATTTGATTGAAAAGAAACGTTTGCGGATTGTGCCTGTCGGCGGGGCTAGGGAAATAAAGAGGCTATATAACCACCTTCTGACGTCCTATGAGGATTTCAAGGACGAAATATCTGGGAAAATTATTCTTATATCAGACACCGATTCAGAACTAGTTCGGTATGATGTTGCCAGCCATAAGAATTTAATTTGTAAAAGAATCGTCAATTGTGAAGCCGCAAAGGATACCAAGCTTGTAAACATTCAGGCCAATCCTGTGTCGCCTGCAACAGAGATTGAAGACGCTCTGAATGGTCGGTTGTTTTGGAATACGTTGCTTGATTTCCAGGATGAATACGCCGAAAAATTGGGGTTCATGAGCGAGCTTGATGTCGACCCCGATGACCGATGCCCGCATCTGGCTCTTGATCTTAGGGGAAGTGAACGGCAGAAACTTCAGAAGTTTTTCGACACTGAAGGTGTGAAGTACGCATTCGCGCAGAGGTATGTGCAGTTGCTAGATGACTCGTATACAGTGCCAGCATGGATCAATGAAATTCGAGGATGGGTGGAGTGA
- a CDS encoding DUF1810 family protein, with translation MACRKKTHWIWFVFPRFKGLGSSFNAERYGLSGLAEAKAYLEHPLLGSRLREACNDPGKGGGSENHQAGAGYVLGRLCGIFPGPGFPSEFRNRDRGMRC, from the coding sequence GTGGCCTGCAGAAAGAAAACTCACTGGATCTGGTTTGTATTCCCTCGGTTCAAAGGGCTTGGCAGCAGTTTCAATGCTGAACGGTACGGCTTGAGTGGGTTGGCTGAAGCCAAAGCGTACCTTGAGCATCCGCTCTTGGGTTCCCGACTCCGTGAAGCGTGTAATGACCCAGGCAAAGGCGGCGGGAGCGAAAATCATCAAGCCGGCGCAGGATACGTTCTGGGGAGACTATGCGGGATATTTCCAGGACCTGGATTCCCATCTGAATTTCGAAACAGGGACAGAGGCATGCGGTGCTGA
- a CDS encoding DUF4177 domain-containing protein, with protein sequence MIAHRRYPFRFQAAEQTLHGGIVGSLLLGGSKVNPLKFTDFLNKNSSEGWRVQTMEKDIRRMLLFWKREAYVVILGRNT encoded by the coding sequence GTGATAGCCCATCGGCGGTATCCATTCCGTTTTCAAGCTGCGGAACAGACGCTCCATGGGGGCATTGTCGGGTCGCTGTTGCTGGGCGGCTCCAAGGTCAACCCGCTCAAGTTTACTGATTTCCTGAACAAAAACAGTTCTGAAGGCTGGCGGGTGCAGACCATGGAGAAGGATATCCGCAGAATGCTGTTGTTCTGGAAGCGTGAAGCCTATGTGGTCATCCTTGGTCGGAACACATGA
- a CDS encoding VRR-NUC domain-containing protein, with amino-acid sequence MKAALREALFGDSRGVKKGTLNALVRRGLMEKNGELTTEGWRSAVESLKLPEQCSHLGLPFEQIDGIQFDKEPERIAWKHYIQQGYEGAYCEGGPILLIIRAAALDVLTDLNPFGSREDACNRFTEAQLKIHENYIPAIASAVEKADLSSVVRGFREIYPSLMVKEAYPGLTENAISAIFSTLGSSALRAITEAIAENPYQYRAGWPDLTLTKDGKMLWVEVKTTDKLHMSQIITISKMKPLLPGRLIVAQLTKA; translated from the coding sequence ATGAAGGCCGCGCTTAGGGAAGCACTGTTCGGCGACTCCAGAGGCGTAAAGAAAGGTACGTTAAACGCCCTCGTGCGACGTGGCCTAATGGAGAAGAATGGCGAGCTCACTACGGAGGGCTGGAGAAGTGCGGTTGAGAGCCTGAAACTTCCCGAGCAGTGCTCCCATCTCGGGCTTCCATTTGAGCAGATCGACGGGATTCAATTTGACAAAGAGCCGGAGCGAATTGCTTGGAAGCATTATATTCAGCAGGGATACGAAGGGGCGTATTGTGAAGGAGGGCCCATTCTCCTCATTATTCGCGCGGCAGCATTGGACGTACTCACGGATCTCAATCCGTTCGGCTCCCGGGAAGACGCTTGCAATCGATTCACAGAAGCCCAGCTTAAGATTCATGAAAACTATATTCCCGCGATTGCTTCCGCGGTGGAGAAGGCTGACCTGAGTTCTGTAGTTCGAGGCTTTCGGGAGATCTATCCTTCGTTGATGGTCAAGGAAGCCTATCCAGGGCTTACTGAGAACGCGATATCAGCAATCTTCTCTACCTTGGGTAGCAGCGCCCTTCGCGCGATCACAGAGGCAATAGCCGAAAATCCATATCAATACCGTGCGGGCTGGCCAGATTTGACGCTCACCAAGGATGGCAAGATGTTGTGGGTAGAGGTAAAAACAACGGACAAACTCCACATGAGCCAAATCATCACCATCAGCAAGATGAAGCCGCTGCTCCCTGGCAGGCTAATTGTTGCGCAGCTCACTAAGGCATAA